A genomic window from Salvia miltiorrhiza cultivar Shanhuang (shh) chromosome 5, IMPLAD_Smil_shh, whole genome shotgun sequence includes:
- the LOC130985963 gene encoding cell wall / vacuolar inhibitor of fructosidase 2-like yields MAASHTISLMLTVAALCCLLPSAAAQKPDLAIAVCRSTRDFAFCRAAVYSDPRAPGADRYELIDIIFREAYRNASDTRGYIAGEIKSGANSLRKCLADYDKAVEILEGVLNDLNSESYYDLDSRSLDVQRRVSDCVKGLRGRSPLTQRNRNMLKFANMCYAVSKLF; encoded by the coding sequence ATGGCCGCTTCTCACACTATTTCCCTCATGCTCACCGTCGCCGCCCTCTGCTGCCTTCTCCCCTCCGCCGCCGCGCAGAAACCAGATTTAGCCATCGCAGTCTGCAGAAGCACCAGAGACTTCGCCTTCTGCCGCGCCGCCGTCTACTCCGACCCCCGCGCTCCCGGCGCCGACCGCTACGAGCTCATCGACATCATATTCCGCGAGGCGTATCGCAACGCGTCTGACACCAGAGGTTACATAGCAGGAGAGATCAAATCGGGGGCCAACAGCCTGAGGAAATGCCTCGCAGATTACGATAAGGCGGTGGAGATCCTGGAGGGGGTGCTCAACGATTTGAATTCGGAATCGTATTACGATTTGGATTCGCGGTCTCTAGATGTGCAGCGCAGGGTGAGCGATTGCGTGAAGGGATTGCGGGGGCGCTCGCCACTCACGCAGAGGAACCGAAACATGCTTAAATTTGCAAATATGTGTTATGCTGTTTCTAAGCTTTTTTAG